Proteins from a single region of Companilactobacillus farciminis KCTC 3681 = DSM 20184:
- a CDS encoding adenylate kinase: protein MNIVLMGLPGAGKGTQAEKIVEDFKVVHISTGDMFRAAMANKTEIGLKAKGFIDKGELVPDDVTEGIVQDRLSEEDVQKDGYMLDGFPRTLEQANALQTIAKNVNKPIDAVIYIDVKPETLVDRLSGRYICSKCGATYHKIYNPTKVEGTCDVCGGHDFYQREDDKPETVKNRLKVNIEMNTPLIDFYDKLNLLYKINGEQEIDEVYNEVKKVLQNL, encoded by the coding sequence ATGAATATTGTATTGATGGGATTACCTGGTGCTGGTAAAGGTACTCAAGCTGAAAAGATTGTTGAAGATTTTAAAGTTGTTCATATTTCAACAGGTGACATGTTCAGAGCTGCTATGGCTAATAAGACAGAAATTGGTCTAAAGGCTAAAGGGTTCATCGATAAAGGTGAACTTGTTCCTGACGATGTTACTGAAGGAATCGTTCAAGATCGTCTATCTGAAGAAGACGTTCAAAAAGACGGATATATGTTAGATGGATTTCCGAGAACTCTTGAACAGGCTAACGCTTTACAGACAATTGCAAAGAATGTAAACAAACCTATAGATGCTGTCATCTATATTGATGTTAAGCCTGAAACATTAGTTGATCGCTTATCTGGAAGATATATTTGTTCTAAGTGCGGAGCAACTTATCATAAAATTTACAATCCTACTAAGGTTGAAGGAACATGTGACGTTTGTGGCGGCCATGACTTCTATCAACGTGAGGACGATAAGCCAGAAACAGTTAAGAATAGATTGAAAGTTAATATTGAAATGAATACACCATTAATTGATTTTTATGACAAGCTAAACTTGTTGTACAAGATCAATGGTGAACAAGAAATAGATGAAGTTTATAACGAAGTTAAGAAAGTTTTACAAAACTTGTAA